In Corylus avellana chromosome ca2, CavTom2PMs-1.0, the following proteins share a genomic window:
- the LOC132169542 gene encoding disease resistance protein RPM1-like: MTDEITLITQLRKFLQQKRYVVVFDDVWKTEFWEIVKHALPFNDRGSRIIITTRSDLIASFCKESFSDHVHKLQPLSQDKAWELFCKKAFWSEFQGCCPKELVKMSMDIVRKCEGLPLAIVAIGGLLSTKEKVPLEWKKLHDSLNSELECNPHLTSITKILSLSYHDLPCYLKSCFLYFGNLPEDYSITGPRLLRLWVAEGFIREKKGKPLDDVAQEYLKELIHRNLVQGLFSELDYEILRKYRIHDLLREIILSKAGELNLSQVLEVGDATFDGRSRCLSIHDARENVLDTSEYSRVRSVFFFNTNEMPRSFTVKLFKRFSLLKVLDFEDGRIDYLPDEVGDLFHLKNLSLRRTKVSILPKSVGRLHNLQTLNVVESGVRELPIEIFKLYKLRHILAHSHDFEIKSSFYSVRGVKVHEGVGCLNELQTLASIEANHHGVGVFEDLGKLIKLRMLGISNMTAERGRALCDSIQNMVHLNILLVGSISEDEIIDLQSISTPPPFLAHIYLRGRLERVPNWISELQNLVTLVLFFSSLEEDPLSSVQALPNLITLSLNHAYDGEQLHFEEGGFKKLKKLTLRELKGLKVVDIDNGSLPVLEELAIGPCPQMEEVPSGFLQLKSLKILDFYEMHREFVLRMQPDGGEDYWKVKKVTTIRLRYRIKGEKYQIYKLNDSDLSERLQG, encoded by the coding sequence ATGACAGACGAGATCACACTCATTACCCAGCTAAGGAAATTTTTACAACAAAAGAGGTATGTTGTGGTTTTTGATGACGTTTGGAAAACAGAGTTTTGGGAAATTGTGAAACATGCTTTGCCATTCAATGATAGAGGCAGCAGGATTATCATCACAACACGAAGTGATCTCATTGCTTCTTTTTGTAAGGAATCTTTTTCTGATCATGTCCACAAGCTACAACCTTTATCTCAAGACAAGGCGTGGGAATTGTTCTGCAAAAAGGCATTCTGGAGCGAGTTTCAGGGGTGTTGTCCGAAAGAATTGGTGAAAATGTCGATGGACATTGTGAGAAAATGTGAAGGCCTGCCACTTGCAATTGTTGCCATAGGTGGTCTTCTATCAACAAAGGAGAAGGTGCCATTAGAATGGAAAAAGTTACATGATAGCCTCAATTCTGAGCTAGAATGCAATCCTCACCTTACAAGTATAACAAAAATCCTCTCACTCAGCTATCATGATCTGCCCTGCTACCTAAAGTCTTGTTTCTTGTACTTTGGCAATCTACCGGAGGATTACTCAATCACTGGTCCAAGATTACTTCGACTATGGGTAGCTGAGGGGTttataagagaaaagaaaggcaAACCATTAGATGACGTGGCGCAAGAATACTTGAAGGAGCTCATCCATAGAAACTTGGTGCAAGGTTTATTTAGTGAGCTTGATTATGAGATTCTCAGAAAGTACAGAATCCATGATTTGTTGCGTGAAATTATCCTGTCAAAGGCTGGAGAGTTGAATTTATCTCAAGTTCTAGAAGTCGGAGATGCAACTTTTGATGGAAGAAGTCGATGCCTATCAATCCATGATGCTAGAGAAAATGTTCTGGACACAAGTGAGTACTCTCGAGTTCgttctgtttttttcttcaacactaATGAAATGCCTAGGTCTTTCACTGTTAAATTGTTCAAAAGGTTTAGTCTTTTGAAAGTGTTGGATTTTGAAGATGGTCGTATTGATTATCTTCCTGATGAAGTGGGTGATTTATTCCACTTGAAGAACTTAAGTTTGAGAAGAACAAAAGTGAGTATACTTCCAAAGTCAGTGGGTAGGCTACATAATCTACAAACACTAAATGTTGTGGAAAGTGGAGTTCGTGAGCTACCAATTGAGATATTCAAGCTTTATAAGCTAAGGCATATTTTGGCTCATTCTCATGACTTTGAAATTAAAAGTAGCTTTTATTCTGTGAGAGGAGTAAAAGTACATGAAGGGGTTGGATGTTTAAACGAATTGCAGACACTAGCAAGTATTGAGGCAAATCATCATGGGGTTGGTGTATTTGAAGACCTTGGAAAGTTGATTAAGTTAAGGATGTTGGGCATTTCAAACATGACTGCAGAACGTGGGAGGGCTTTGTGTGACTCCATACAAAATATGGTCCACCTTAACATTTTGCTTGTAGGCTCAATCAGTGAAGATGAGATCATAGACTTACAATCAATTTCAACACCACCTCCATTTCTAGCGCATATCTATCTAAGGGGGAGATTGGAGAGGGTGCCCAACTGGATTTCAGAGCTTCAGAATCTTGTCACACTAGTGTTATTTTTCTCATCATTAGAGGAGGATCCACTGTCGAGTGTCCAGGCTTTGCCTAATCTAATCACCCTTTCTCTTAATCATGCTTATGATGGGGAGCAACTGCATTTTGAGGAAGGTGgttttaaaaaactcaagaagCTCACACTCAGAGAGTTGAAAGGATTAAAGGTGGTGGATATAGACAATGGCTCACTGCCTGTTCTTGAGGAGCTAGCTATTGGGCCATGCCCGCAGATGGAGGAGGTGCCCTCTGGATTCCTACAGCTGAAAAGTCTAAAGATTCTCGACTTCTATGAAATGCATAGAGAATTTGTGCTACGTATGCAGCCAGATGGAGGCGAAGATTATTGGAAAGTTAAGAAGGTAACTACTATCCGTCTCAGGTATAGgattaaaggagaaaaatatcaaatatacaagcTTAATGACTCAGACTTGTCGGAGCGTCTACAAGGGTGA